From a single Miscanthus floridulus cultivar M001 chromosome 8, ASM1932011v1, whole genome shotgun sequence genomic region:
- the LOC136471258 gene encoding uncharacterized protein, translating to MHEEIPEAEETLRVERAAKRLVTEVQDVMKTARYRKRCFDQIEVVMKTNKELTAEVERLRRQLEATDQERTNQEAQNQNLVGQLKNTEQEKTGLEAEVTRLQGENRRALAECGRLKEDNEKLARRQSELQDHTNKMKDDLKILKVNAKRHLEAVIKERDDWKAQCLKAAEERDTWSKRCQEMATGIVPVLDLIDPALTEEELRTPQLGLVERCKQAWGWFQDFVKEAGEYTGAHVLSMVRAHYPLIDLQRLEAGYPKEIDPDQAEELRTTQLDLSSKIIGDINLCGGGTAPVQGMPSTSQLEMPSATSQPTEPAVSTSQAPVRPSPSA from the exons atgcacgaggagatcccagaggccgaagaaaccttaagagttgaacgagcggccaaacgcctggtgactgaagtccag gacgtgatgaaaactgcaaggtaccgaaaaaggtgcttcgaccagatagaagtagtcatgaagaccaataaggagctgacggctgaagtggaacgcctacggcgccaacttgaagccaccgaccaggagaggacaaatcaagaagcacagaaccagaacctggtcgggcAGCTCAAAAACAcagagcaggagaaaacag gtttagaagctgaagtgacccgcctccagggggagaacagacgcgcgcttgcagaatgtggtcgcctgaaggaggacaacgagaaactggcacgccgccagtcggaactccaagaccacactaacaaaatgaaggacgacctgaaaa ttttaaaagtcaatgccaagaggcaccttgaggccgtgatcaaggagcgtgacgactggaaagcacaatgccttaaggccgccgaggagcgggacacgtggagcaagcggtgccaagaaatggcgactggcattgtgcccgtcctcgaccttatcgacccggcgctcacagaggaagagctaaggacgcctcagctcggactggtcgagagatgcaagcaagcatggggatggttccaagacttcgtgaaggaggcgggtgagtacacgggtgcccatgtgctaagcatggttcgtgctcactaccccctgatcgatctccaacgcttggaggctgggtacccgaaggagatagacccagaccaggccgaagagcttcggactacccagctggacttgtcgtcaaagataatcggcgatattaacctgtgcggaggtgggacagcacctgtgcagggtatgccatcgacaagccagctggaaatgccatcagctacaagccaaccaacagagcctgcggtctcgaccagccaggcaccggtgaggccatccccttcagcttga
- the LOC136468644 gene encoding uncharacterized protein: MEIKARIGELFNLADPNYVALNAIEHAFKLARPPPKYDGRDRAGVFVSPPPGVEWPQATGPTAQTSARTDGVHWAVLETVEDASTRAAGKRPAASKRRQAIISQSDDEAEDADIFRLVPRKRRRQVGPSEQGGSSVPAVVTAPTTATQSTDEENMPLHPPTPVPEVGQVPVETAEQAEQGRSRRRSFATSFRKSKLSASTESPDQLAGCRTSPPKTAGQTAQQPAAEEPMAGTLPGAQQADDQTPVPEQNTSAPSTNPDEADTTASRELDLAEEQQPEVARNKGANGTAPGKAVMVVE, translated from the exons atggagatcaaggccaggattggagagctattcaacctggccgatcccaattatgttgcactgaacgccattgaacacgccttcaagctggctcgccctcccccaaag tacgatggccgtgaccgggcaggagtgtttgtgtcgcctccccccggtgtagagtggccgcaagctactgggccaaccgcccagaccagcgccaggaccgacggagTTCACTGGGCtgtactcgagaccgtagaggacgcctcgaccagagccgccggcaagcgtccggctgccagcaaacgtcgccaagccatcatctcccagtcggacgatgaagcagaggatgcggacatcttccggctcgtcccccgaaagaggagaaggcaggtggggccgtcggagcagggtggctcctctgtgcctgcagtggtcacagcaccgaccacagcaacacagagcacagacgaagagaacatgccgcttcatcctccgacgcccgtaccggaggttggacaagtcccggtggaaactgccgagcaagcagagcaggggcggtcgaggaggcgttccttcgccacatccttccgcaagtcaaaact atccgcgtccaccgaaagccccgaccagctagctgggtgcagaACGTCCCCTCCaaaaacggcgggacaaactgctcagcaaccggccgcggaggagcccatggcagggactctgcctggggctcagcaggcggacgaccagacgccagtccccgagcagaatacaagtgctccgagcacaaaccctgatgaggcggataccacagcgtcacgggagctggatctagccgaggagcagcagccagaagttgcccgaaACAAGGGTGCCAACGGGACGGCTCCTGGGAAAGCCGtgatggtcgtgga atag
- the LOC136471259 gene encoding calmodulin-binding protein 25-like, producing the protein MGDTGANMAPWGGFYGGGGAPATTEATVVTTAAAVAAAGGSVSSPTSGGSGSSPTRAQQQAGVGVEGGRVGKPARRRSRASRRAPVTLLNTDTTNFRAMVQQFTGIPAGPYGPGGGAGGGPVISFGGGAGAGEYRPQLVRPSPTSAVMSFDHQLAAAQAQHRPTATSLQSQLFRPQHHQQQQYGGGDVGYGMHAGVGGGDGMAPSFLHGGFESSSAEDRLLLQSMMQAAQTTMPTGRPASTNNGNGYNFG; encoded by the coding sequence ATGGGTGACACTGGAGCGAACATGGCCCCCTGGGGCGGGTTCTACGGGGGCGGCGGCGCGCCGGCGACGACGGAGGCGACGGtggtgacgacggcggcggcagtaGCAGCGGCAGGCGGGTCGGTGTCGAGCCCGACGTCCGGCGGGTCCGGCAGCAGCCCGACCcgcgcgcagcagcaggccggGGTCGGGGTGGAGGGCGGGCGCGTGGGGAAGCCCGCGCGGCGGCGGTCCCGCGCGTCCCGCCGCGCGCCCGTCACGCTGCTCAACACGGACACCACCAACTTCCGCGCCATGGTGCAGCAGTTCACCGGCATCCCGGCGGGGCCCTACggccccggcggcggcgcgggcggtggGCCCGTGATCAGCTTcggtggcggcgccggcgccggcgagtaCCGCCCGCAGCTGGTGCGCCCGTCGCCGACGTCGGCCGTCATGTCGTTCGACCACCAGCTGGCGGCGGCGCAAGCGCAGCACCGGCCGACGGCCACGTCGCTGCAGAGCCAGCTCTTCAGGCCGcagcaccaccagcagcagcagtacgGAGGCGGCGACGTCGGCTACGGCATGCAcgccggcgtcggcggcggggaCGGCATGGCGCCGTCGTTCTTGCACGGCGGGTTCGAGTCCTCGTCGGCGGAGGACCGGCTGCTGCTGCAGAGCATGATGCAGGCGGCGCAGACCACGATGCCCACCGGCCGCCCGGCCTCCACTAACAACGGCAATGGCTACAACTTCGGCTGA